Genomic segment of Drosophila takahashii strain IR98-3 E-12201 chromosome X, DtakHiC1v2, whole genome shotgun sequence:
TTGAGGCCTTTAAAAGTGTGAACCTTGAAATGATGCGGTTTCTCGTAGACCAACGGCATGGGATCTACCGTAGAGGCAGTCGCtggcagctcctcctcctcctcgggctgctgctcctccggcTGTGGCTGCTCCTTGGATTGCTTGCCCAGCTCATTCGAGAGAGCCCTCAACTTCCTTCCGTTCAAAGTCATGTAGGGACTCTGCTGATAGCAATTCTTGGTCTGCTGATTGATCTGCTGGATGATGGGGCTGGCGTGGAGCTGCATGTGGAAGTTGATGAGCCCATCGGCCACCATATCGTGGACCGTATCGAAGCGTTTGTCCTGGCCGCGCAGATAGTGACCGCAGCCCGTTTTATAGAGCAATTTGTAGTGTTTGGGGCGCTTATTGAAGCGGAGACTGAGCGTATAATAGCCATCGGACTGGGGACTGCGACGCACAAAGTAGCTGCCATCGCGGGCATTGGCCAGGAGCTGCTCCGCCTCCAGGTGGCCCATGAGACCATGATATTCGGAGCCGTAGAGGCGGCCGGCCAAATTGTTGGCCTCCACGGCCTCCGCGGTGCTTTTCGCCGGCGGCAGGGGCAGCGTGCGCTGGCAGCGCAACGGACAGGGAGCCGGGGCCTCCAACTGCAGCTTGTACACTGTTTTTGGGGGGATAATATAGGATGCAGTGCATCAGAAGTGCATCATAATTGCAAATAGGAGTGCTTTTCTACTCACATTCTGGCTTCCAGACCTTCTGAACCGGTGAACTGGGCTCGGGGGCGCCCGCCTCCGTGTTCCGGGGCATCCTCCTTCCGCCTGGCTGCtaattaactaattaattttgttgatAACTTTAGTTAATTCTTAAgttaatgaaattaaacttAATGTTTTGCTTGGGCAGGCGAACAGGGTTGCCAGGCCGGCGAAATGCAGGGCGGTATTTAAAAGATACCAACATACCattaaataccagaaattaaAGCTCACGATCTGAAAATactgaaatataaataaaaattttaaaataataataaaagaaatcaatttaaattattgttaataatttagatcacaaatttaatgaattatcttcccttttcttttaattggtttcataccaataaataccagaaattaaAGCTCAGGTTCTGAAAATACTGAACTAcaaataagtatttaaaaaaaataaataaatttaaattttagttaatAATTTTGATCACACATTTAATGCgttcttttcccttttccccgTTCAATTGGTTCCATACCCAATACTCAGGTATACAGTTCATAATATTAATCacccatttatttatatattcaatTCCCCTttcccaaataaataaaaacaccagTTACGGTTCAATTGGTTTAATAGATTTAAGTACGTTCCTTTTGTAAAAAGACCTACACATTCATTGCTtctctttgttttatttattattaaatacaaatattaaattattaaaaaaaataaacatgtaAAACTTCAAAATGCGTATTTAAATTCGGACACGCGCCACCACGCGACgcatatcaaatttaatttcgaaatACTTTTTCGTGATACTCATCCTCGCTGTCTTTGTCTTCCattgaaatataatatagatGTAATATATGTATCGAGTGTGATTGATTGGTACAAAAGAACGGCCCGCACTAGGTGATATATAATTACTGATTAACCTTCTAGTTTTCTTTTAGAATAATACGCATAATAATTCACAGACGCAGTGATTAGTTATGGTTAATCATGATGAATCTATGTGTCTACATCGATGGTTAGTTTTTGGAAGTGGGAATATATAGCTCCAATCTCgaagttttaagttttctgtgttttttagCTGCTTGTGAAGCACTTTTCCCCTGTATTTATTGTGTATATATCTCGATATCCTTGGTCGTTGTCCTTGGTTTTAAGTCCTTCATTTTGGGGGAAAGGATGGCTGCTAAGTTGGAATCACGGAGTTGGAACTTCTGGCGGAATGAACGGCTGGCTCAGCTAGCTTGGCAGGTGTGTTTTagtgttgctgttgtgttTTAGTGGTGTGTTGCTTCTATTGTCGTGGTGAATCGGGAATCAGCTCCACCCTAACCCTGCATGACCATGCGCACGAACTCCTCGTAGTTGATGTTGCCCTGCTGATCCTCCATATTGGCCAGCAGCTGCTCCACCTCCTCGTCCGTCAGCTTCTCGCCCAGCGTTGTCAGCAGGTGACGCAGCTCGGCGGAGGAAATGTAGCCGCTGGCGTCCTTGTCAAAGTGACGCAGTCCCTCAATAAAGTCATCGGCCGTATCGCCGGAACGGGCCTTTGAAATCGCCTGGTAAATGGGCAGGAACACCTCGAACGAGATGCGCTCATCGGGCTTCAGCTGGTGGGTGCACTTCTTCACATCGGACTCGGTGGGATTCTGGCCCAATGCCCTCAGGCACTCGCCCACCTGGCTCAGCTGGATCTTGCCATCGCCGCGGTTGTCGAACAGGTTGAAGGCCTCCTGGAATTCTGGCGAACAAAAAGGTGGGTAATTTGGGTAGCTTGAAATCGGTTCTTAGATAATTATACAATTGGAACTCTCATCACTCCCAGATGGTTGATTGTTTAAAATGATGATATTACTGATGATACtgctgaacaaaaaaaaagaaacagaacGCCTCGACTAACAGAtaagctaaagggagtgcgaagcaGATGAAGATATGCAAGCAGTAAATCGACTGCTTGCTTCGCTTGCATTCCATTGATCATAACTTTTCAATGAATGatccgattttgaaaattttttctacatttcaataGGTTATAATCAACACAACCAAATGGCATtttcacttttgaaaaatctgTACAGATGTGAGCATTATGCTTTTTTGAAAGTAATTTAGATCTTAATCACACAGATCAATGGATCACCTTCCAGTGTGGTAAAGGTTTGCTTCACGTGCGCCGTGTAGTAATACATATTGAACCACTCCGATGACCGCTTTGCCAGCTACTGACTACTGACTGCCTCAAAAACTCCGACTGCCCGGATTTGGCTGGCCATTCGGATCGGATCCCCTACTCCAACCCGCCGCCGCCTTCCTTGGCCATGTGACACCGATATACCCTCACTTCAACAGCAACTCTCTTGAAGTCGGGGCGTTGAAGTTAAAGTACACTGTTTACAAAATTGACATAAACAATCCAGGGAACCTGGGAAatggtttgttttgctttcgAAGCTCTTGTTTCGGGGGAAAAAAAGAGTGCAGAACGATGAATCGCAAGCTATTTTTAGGAATAGTGGTTGCAGTTGGATTTAAACAAGTGAAGGTGTAAGTTCTTCAGCCGGAGAAGTTTAAATACAAGCGAAACGGATGCTAGAAAAGTGCAAAAAGTggatgtaaatatttaattgatttcggAAGAGACTTCAAATTCTAATTCTGATGTGATTTTACGACAAAGAGCCCCGTAAACCCATAAAAAACCTCaaggattgacataaaaatctttaaaaaaatatcctaAATTCGAAATCATTTATGATAAACTAGAGTGTTCAGAATTCGATGACCTGCACCTAAATGTTGATCATTATGTTTGGTTATCATGCGCATACGACGACATTCATCCCAaaaatggcaataaaaacaaacgaatCCAGCACATTTTTGTCCATTTTAGGCGATGACAAAACGGCGACGACAGGCTAAAGCGTAAAGATTGCAATGGGGCGATGGGGCGACAAGGTGAGTTGGATGTGAATTGGAAAATACATTTGCTgtatggtatatggtatactatactatatacaCGGTCGAACGCTGACGTCAGAGTGTCAGCACTGCTGAATTATCAGAGACCATTGACTTTGATTAGGCTAACGGCTAACAACTAACAACTGGGGATTGCGTAAAAATTCGACTTGATTTGATTCGTATTCGCATCGAAATTGGAATCGGAATCTAAGACTCGAACTCAGAAAGTTGGCTTTCCGTAAATGGAAgctggttttttttgtcagctgGCTTGGCTGTCTTGTCTTATCGCTGGCTTTTTGCAACTGCAATtgcagttttatttaaaacgagCTACCGGTGGGTCAGAAAGCCGGCTGATTATCCCATTGGGCAGCTCCTACATATACATACGACTATATCTTATCAGTTCCACTTCCTTTCGTCTTTCAACAGTTGTTTTCTTTGATACTATGTTATGTAGTATGCTATAAAATCGGTATGTAGACGTTAAGTTATAAATCATTGGATTATATGTGAAAATAGTATTTTCAAAACTCGAATTCAAGAGAGAGATGAGAATGAGAACATTCGCTAGTAATCGAATGTTTAGAATACAATTTTGCCTATAATACAATGTCTTTTTTTGACGGGTTTGATTATAAATGATTATATCCTATCATTGATGACATACTATACTATTTCTATACATAGATATTATCAAATGATATGTGGTTATGGGATACCCATATATATTATCACAGATATTGCTATGTGGTTATGGAATATCCTTAGATATACATGGATATTATCAACTGGTATATGGTTATATGGGAAATCCATAGATATACATAgatattatcattatatatgGGATATATGGGATATACATAGATATTAGCAGTTAGTATGTGATATCCATAGATATTATTACTGATATTCAGATGTGGTTATGGGATATCTATAGATATTGACATAGATATTGGTATGTGGCTATGAAATACCCATAGATATCCATAGATACTATCAATTGGTATGTGATATATGGGATATCCCAGGGTATCCTATCTTCGGCTTTTTGGATTTCCCCGTCGCTTTGCTGCTTCttggtattttttgttttttgggtgaGTCACGATCGCATTCGTATGGCTGCTTTCCAGCGTATTTGCTTTATCAATGATTCATGCATATATTgccgtttttcgtttttcgcttttcgtttTCGCCGCCTATAAAGCTGTGTAACActaacacacgcacactcacacaccttCGTGCCATCGCCCTCCCACTGCCC
This window contains:
- the Mlc-c gene encoding myosin-2 essential light chain isoform X1, translated to MYYYTAHVKQTFTTLEEFQEAFNLFDNRGDGKIQLSQVGECLRALGQNPTESDVKKCTHQLKPDERISFEVFLPIYQAISKARSGDTADDFIEGLRHFDKDASGYISSAELRHLLTTLGEKLTDEEVEQLLANMEDQQGNINYEEFVRMVMQG
- the Mlc-c gene encoding myosin-2 essential light chain isoform X2 encodes the protein MAAYTEDQLAEFQEAFNLFDNRGDGKIQLSQVGECLRALGQNPTESDVKKCTHQLKPDERISFEVFLPIYQAISKARSGDTADDFIEGLRHFDKDASGYISSAELRHLLTTLGEKLTDEEVEQLLANMEDQQGNINYEEFVRMVMQG